GGGCGACCGGCAGCAGCTGGTCGAGCTGGAGCTGAACCCGGGCCGCGCCAACCGGGCCCGTATCAACCGGTCCTCGCAGGTCAAGCCGCGTGACGTACTGGGGATCGTACGGACCGTGCTGTTCGCCCCCGAGGATCTCGCCCTGGTCAAGGGCGACCCCGGTGAGCGGCGTCGCTTCCTCGACGAGCTGATCACTGCCCGGTCCCCGCGGATGGCGGGAGTCCGCTCGGACTACGACCGGGTCCTCAAGCAGCGCAACACTCTCCTCAAGTCGGCCGCGCTCGCCCGCCGGCACGGCGGCCGCAGCATGGACATGTCCACGCTCGACATCTGGGACCAGCATCTCGCGCGCGCGGGCGCCGAGTTGCTCGCCCAGCGCCTGGATCTGATCGCCGCGGTCCAGCCGCTCGCCGACAAGGCGTACGAGCAGCTCGCCCCCGGCGGCGGGCCGATCGCCCTGGAGTACAAGCCGTCCGCGCCGGGCGAGGCGCACACGCGCGAGGACCTGTTCGAGCAGCTGATGGCCGCGCTCGCCGAGGCCCGCAAGCAGGAGATCGAGCGGGGCGTCACCCTGGTCGGCCCGCACCGGGACGACCTGCTGCTCAAGCTCGGCCAGC
This region of Streptomyces caelestis genomic DNA includes:
- the recF gene encoding DNA replication/repair protein RecF (All proteins in this family for which functions are known are DNA-binding proteins that assist the filamentation of RecA onto DNA for the initiation of recombination or recombinational repair.) — protein: MHVTHLSLADFRSYPRVEVPLDPGVTAFVGPNGQGKTNLVEAVGYLATLGSHRVSSDAPLVRMGAERAIIRAQVRQGDRQQLVELELNPGRANRARINRSSQVKPRDVLGIVRTVLFAPEDLALVKGDPGERRRFLDELITARSPRMAGVRSDYDRVLKQRNTLLKSAALARRHGGRSMDMSTLDIWDQHLARAGAELLAQRLDLIAAVQPLADKAYEQLAPGGGPIALEYKPSAPGEAHTREDLFEQLMAALAEARKQEIERGVTLVGPHRDDLLLKLGQLPAKGYASHGESWSYALALRLASYDLLRAEGNEPVLVLDDVFAELDTRRRERLAELVAPGEQVLVTAAVDDDVPHVLSGVRFAVSEGTVERV